TCTGCGTATAGAGGTCTTTCACATTCATTACATGATTCATAGTGCTGCATTTGGGAGTGTACCATGGTTTATTTAACCAGTGCCCACATGGGTATCTGGATTGTTTCTAGacttttgctattacaaataatgccaCAGTGAATACCCTTGCATCttaagtaattttatattttgtccaacaagtcttagaaaaaaatttctgtaAGTTGGATTGCTGAGTGAAAGGAGAAGCGCATTTGAAAATTTCCTGGGTATTACCAGATTTCTCTCTGTAGATGGTACCATTTTGCAGTCTTAACAGCAGTGTGTCAGGGTGTCTGGTTCTGGAGACCTAGAGACTCTGTTGCTgaacttctgtattttttttttcctactatgaGAAAAGTTGCATATCTTTGTCTTCGTTTTCAAggatcattttaaatttttcttctataactgtcttttatatgttttgcatattttttctaGTGTGTTGTGGGTATCCCTCCCCCGCCACATCTGTgtttaggttttttaaaatttagggttATTAGCCCTTTGTCTTAATTTAAGTTGCGCATTTTCCCCcagttttccctttgtcttttgaCAAAGGGTTTTTTTTAtggtgtttgttttatttttacatctaaaagttttatgtaatagatttcttttttttttttaagtagtactTTTGGATTTCAAGTCTCAAGTAGAAAGATTTGTCCTACTTTCAGATTATAAAGGAATTCACTCATATTACTTctattatttgtataatttcatgttttatatttagattTCAGATCTATTTGGTGTTTGTTCTAATGTAATATGAAGTATAGATCCAATTTCATCATTTTCCAAACATCTATCCAGTTGTCCCAATAATGATTTGAGATTTAAGTCTGTTTCTGGACTTTCCATTCTATTCCACTGACCTGTTTATTCATGTACTAGTATTACAGTGTTTTACTTAGAGGTGATTTTGCTACTTCTACTTTTTGTTCAGAACTAGTTGATAACAGCAATTAAAGTCATTCTCATCTAATTCATTGTGTTGCCCACGACCAACACCAAATGGAACACACATGTGATACAGTGCATGTTGTGTTGCAGTGCATGAAGTAGATGCTTTTTGGTCCTATGTTAGTGAAAAGAATTCTGAACCAGGGGTTAGGAAACAAACTCCGGTTTCAGTaccactctttctgaccccatttTCTCAGCATTTAACAAATTAAGGAGTTGAACTACATGGTCTTGAGAGTTGTCCTGAATCTCATTAATACTGATCTGATAAGAGCACTGCTGATGTGTGTAGTATGTAGTTCCACTTTTTATTCCCCTGTGGCTTATCCTTTTGCCATAGTCATGAAATAAACTTTCTCTTCTGGATCCTGCTTCTTTaatcttttctgtatgtttttctttgttccagcattttcttttctcctgtgtttctttTATTAGCTTGCATTTCTTTCTGCTGATTAGGCAAGGATTGCCACTGTTTGGCTGCTCAGCTTCCACTGACCTCAGTAGGGAAAAATTGCATGCAGTAAATGGGGATTACTTTCCCCCTGGCAgagaatttcttaaaaaacaaaaagcagctgCTGACAGTAGTCTGTTCTTCTGTTATACAAAGAACAGAACAAGGAAAGCTTCCTCTTTGGTGTTTAAAGAAATCAGACAAGCCTATGACCAGGTCATCAGCTCCTGATTTATCTATGAGGATTGGTATTTCCCTGTATTTCCCAATACACTTCCTTTAAGAGGTCAGGAAGAAAGTGATTAACAAAAGGAAGAGCAGAATTGTGGAAAGAGCTCATTAGGTAACAATCCTACATATAAAACAAGAAAGGTTATGATGGTTTAAGGCATGTCAAACTCTTTACCAACTATAAAAACTTTATACCTTACTTACCCGAACTAGAATACTTAAAGTTCAAAAGAATAATTGGAAATTCTTAAACTCCTAATTGTTGCTGaataagttaaccttaaaaatggtAAGTTTGAAAAACACATGAAAGAAACTTTTTAgtgtggaagacagaggaaaaccaacataatattgacAATTAATATCATacttattcaagaaaaataagcTCAATATAATGTTTCTGCAAATAAAAAGGTTTTACTAGTAAAGAAACATTCAGTGTCCGAAAGTCTGCTAGTTTTTATTAAGATTAAGCTTTGTTAGTTTCTTGAACACCAGGGCTACTAGTAAATGCATtattctggaaaattccagaactATGAGCAGTTCACAAAGGGTAAGTTACCACTAAAGCCACCATCTTTCATTCTAAGTGAGTGTTTCCCTCAGGAGTTCAGCTTGGGATAAGGAGGAAGAATTCGCACTTTTTGGCAGAGAAGCACTTTTGCAGGCATGGGCTGGCATCTCCACATGAGTAAGCCAGCGAAGCTATACCTTGACTTTAACAAAGATTGGGCCAACCCCCTACTCTGATAACTCATTATCACTTGTCAAGTAGTGAATAAAAGATGAAATTCTGTGTGAGAAAGGTGGTTCAAGAGTTTTTTGGAATGAAGCCatagaggttttgttttgtttgtttgtcttttaataAGATTTCAGTTTGCTTGGGTGCTTGAGGCATATACAAAATcaactgggaattccctggtggttcagtggttaggactccatgctttcactgccagaggcctgggttcaatccctggttggggagtgctaagatcctgcaagctatgtagcctggccaaaaaaaaaaaataagaaacacttTAAAGAGGCTAGTTTTAAAATTTGTGCTCCCCCAACAAAATAGGAAAATGTTTACGTCTACATTTTATGGGCCTGCCTGTATTTTTTTCAGGGTAAGTGTCCCCAGCTCAACTCCCCAGTatgatgttttaatatatttgtctttcagtTTCCAATGAGAGCTAAAAGGAAATTTATTCTCAAACACATGCGTTTTAATCTCTCATCCCCACAACCTTGGAATATTTATTTAGTACCTGAGgtattaatttaaaagttaaagtttTGTTTAAAACTTGGTGTATGCATTTAAATTCTCAGACACACTCCTCCTCAaattttgaaatggaaaaataaagtttaaccAAGGTAACTTTATACACAGCTTTTCAGGGAAAACATATCTATTGGGTAATAATAAGTATATGTATGTTACTTGTTTCCAAAATAGTTAAGTTATTGATACACATACCAtccacatttgtaaaatataCCATACATTAAAGTTAAGCCCTATAGGCATAAATAAGTTCCACTTATATACATGGGCTTTGAGCAGATTTTAGGTAGTTCctgaataaaaatcaaaattggCTACCAATtgccatttaatatattttatcacactaagaaaaacaaaatattggaGTCCTTTGAGAAAAATAGAAGATCAGTTTAAAAGCAAGTAGTAATATTTATTACAGTTCTGCAGGTGGGGGTGGCAGAGATTCAATGAGATCTTGATCAAAGTCAGGAGGAATAGGAAATTCCTGACATTGGATCTCATTGTTGCAATCTTCCTGGTTTTTCATAAAATCTCCTGGTGGCACAGTCAAGTTAAATGAGTCAGGGGGAGGTGGAAATGACTGTTTGGATTCAGAATTGTGATGTTCAGAGATTTGATTGAGACAATCTAGAGATGCTGGGAGATTGGCAGAATCGTTTGGATGCGGAGATTCAGTTATCATCGTGGGTTTTTCGGATTTGTTCCCCTCCTGTCCTTCGGTATCAAGAAGGGAAGCAGGTGGTGGAGGCAGATCTGCGTCATCTGAAGAGGAAACAGCCGTGCCGATTGTTGATCCATCACCACTGTCTTCTGATGTACCATTTGCCTGATCTTTTATTCTCTCTGTTTTGGGATTGTTAGAATCTTCAGTGTTTTCCTTTGATTCAAACAACTTAATTTCTAAGTCATCTGCTAAAAGTGCACTTTTGCTTGGTTTCCAGACCATAAGTGAAATAATTGATGAACGTTTTGGGAATGCTTCATTTTCTCTAATGTTATCCAAACATATGTCAGGGGTTTCGCCATCAGCAAACGGAGACCTACCTGCCCAATTTTGATCATTTAACACTGGTTTTCGCAAACATTGCCATAATACAATCATGAGTACAACTACCAACATAGTAGTCAGAATTGCACCAATTAATATGGCTGGTATTGAATAAGCATAATTGGCTTCCTTTGGGATATTTGTTGTACGGCTAAATTCGAAGTTGAATCCTGGTGTCTTCCTAGGTGAACTTTTGACAGTTGGTGTTGGTTGTATGGATATATTATGAACAGTCGGGGATATTGATTTCCTGGAAGAGGTGTGGGTAGATGATGGTTGTTGAGTAGGAGTAGAAACTGATGGTGGTGATTGTCTGGTAGAAGAATAGGCAGATGGTGATAGCTGTATGGCAGAGGTAAACACAGGCAGTGCTGTTCCTTGGGAGGAGGTGTTGgctatttgtattgtttttctggTGACATTATAGACAAGTGGTTGTCCAGGAGAAGTATGTGCTGCTGGTTTCCCAGAAGAAGCATAGGCAAGTGGTGTTGGTTGTCCAGCAGCAATTTTGGCAGTTGTTATTGGTTGTCCAGAAGATAGGTTGTTGAATTGTGTTGGTTGACTTGAAGGATTCTCTGTCGTGCCCTGAGAATTCACCGAGATATATGGCATTGATGGTCTAAATAAAGTAGATTGTGGTTGCCTCTCTGTTGTAGTTGCTTCTGTCTCTGAGAAAAAAGTATCATTCAGGTGTccacaaaacaaaattaagatgAAATACTTGAGATCCATTTCAGAATGTTTCCTTTTTGCCAgtagttttataataaaaaaaagaaagataattaggTATCATTTAGTATTTATCATTGCTAATTTAGACTTGATACACTCCCAGCTAACATGAACAGCTCTTAACTATATTGTAACTTATCACGTGACATTTGGACCCCAAAGGCAGTGATCTCTCGTAATTCTTTGGGAAGGTTTGTACTTGGCACTGTTGCCCCTGTGGGTTTATTGCAGTGCAGCCCTTTGTTGCAAAGTCACGCATCTCAAATGCACGGGATCCATATGCTGGAGCTGTGTGCACACTGCTTTCTCCCCTGTTTCCTGCTAGAAATACATTGATCCTGCTGCCTCGATGGGCGCCAGTAACCATCTATTACTTAATCcagtggtttcttttctttttttctctcttgatcaCATTTGACACCGTTGATTATTCCTTCACTGCTATTCGAGTAGCTCTTTGGGGTCATTTTCCTTTCATATTCATCTCACTAGCTCCTGTTTTTCTCTTGCATCCTAAATACAGTACTCGATATGTTTTCTGTCTTCACTCTTCACTGCTTTTCTTAATCCTGAATCTATCAGGTTTCACCTCTCACCTTTAACCTCTAGCTCCCAAACCTGTGTATCTAGCCTAAATTTCCTTAGTTCTTGTTCCATTTGTATGACTTCTTGGTGGGCATTGCCATGTACATATCTCACTATCAGCAAATTCAGCATATTTAAGTCAGAATTCATCTTCATCTTAAAAGTGACCCTTCTCCTGACTTCTGTTCTTGCTAATGGTATTACCCTTGTGAGTTTCTCATGCCCACGACCTATTAAGTAACCTTTGCAGCTGTATCAGTGTCCAGGACAGTGTCTTTATATTAGAATCTCACATTTCTAAAGGATTCAATTCAACTCATACTTGACAGTCCTGAAATGCTCTTCGAGTCTGGTTGAGGGAAGTAGTCTTGCTGctacttcatttattcattgattagcaCCATGTTTTTATCAGGCTCTGTTCTGGTTTAGGAgataccaaaattaaaaaaaatttttttttctagtagtaGAAACAGTAAATAAATCTAATTCGATAAGTTTTCTCAGAAAggtatgcaggagatgcacagaGGAACTAAGCTAGCCTGGGAGAGCTTCAGGGAAGGTTTCTCAGAGAAGTAAAACTTGAACTGAATCTTGAAAGGTCTGTA
This portion of the Bubalus bubalis isolate 160015118507 breed Murrah chromosome 3, NDDB_SH_1, whole genome shotgun sequence genome encodes:
- the EVI2B gene encoding protein EVI2B; the protein is MDLKYFILILFCGHLNDTFFSETEATTTERQPQSTLFRPSMPYISVNSQGTTENPSSQPTQFNNLSSGQPITTAKIAAGQPTPLAYASSGKPAAHTSPGQPLVYNVTRKTIQIANTSSQGTALPVFTSAIQLSPSAYSSTRQSPPSVSTPTQQPSSTHTSSRKSISPTVHNISIQPTPTVKSSPRKTPGFNFEFSRTTNIPKEANYAYSIPAILIGAILTTMLVVVLMIVLWQCLRKPVLNDQNWAGRSPFADGETPDICLDNIRENEAFPKRSSIISLMVWKPSKSALLADDLEIKLFESKENTEDSNNPKTERIKDQANGTSEDSGDGSTIGTAVSSSDDADLPPPPASLLDTEGQEGNKSEKPTMITESPHPNDSANLPASLDCLNQISEHHNSESKQSFPPPPDSFNLTVPPGDFMKNQEDCNNEIQCQEFPIPPDFDQDLIESLPPPPAEL